A single region of the Vibrio chagasii genome encodes:
- a CDS encoding nicotinate-nicotinamide nucleotide adenylyltransferase, with protein sequence MEKIAIFGSAFNPPSLGHKSVIDSLAHFDKILLVPSIAHAWGKEMLDFDTRCQLVNAFISDLSLAQVELSLIEKSLFTPGESVTTYAVLSELQKLHGDAELTFVIGPDNFFKFSSFYKSGEITERWSVMACPEKVKIRSTDIRNALISGSDVSKLSTKSVTKMLQGSDLYTIM encoded by the coding sequence ATGGAAAAAATAGCCATTTTCGGTAGTGCGTTTAATCCGCCGAGCTTAGGGCATAAAAGTGTGATTGATTCACTGGCTCATTTCGACAAGATTCTTCTGGTACCAAGTATTGCCCATGCTTGGGGAAAAGAGATGCTAGACTTTGATACGAGATGTCAGTTAGTTAACGCATTTATTAGTGATCTTTCATTGGCTCAAGTTGAACTATCATTGATCGAAAAGAGTTTGTTTACGCCCGGTGAAAGTGTGACAACTTATGCTGTACTCAGTGAATTACAAAAGTTACATGGTGACGCTGAACTCACGTTTGTTATCGGACCGGACAACTTCTTCAAGTTCTCATCTTTCTATAAATCAGGTGAGATTACCGAGCGATGGTCTGTAATGGCTTGCCCAGAGAAGGTGAAGATCCGTAGCACAGACATTCGTAATGCGTTGATAAGTGGAAGCGATGTATCAAAACTGAGTACAAAGTCAGTTACAAAGATGTTGCAAGGTAGTGATCTGTATACAATAATGTAG